A stretch of DNA from uncultured Umboniibacter sp.:
TGATTAATTTCTGGGGTACTTGGTGTCAAGCGTGCCATGTGGAGCATCCATTCTTACTTGAGTTAGCTGCTCAGGGTGTAGTGATTTATGGTGTGGACTACAAAGATCAACTCGCTCCAGCTAAGCGCTGGTTGAGTGAACTCGGCAATCCCTATCAGCGAGTTATTTTTGATGCTCGAGGTAGTTTGGGTTTTGATATGGGAGTCACGGGAGCACCGGAGACGTTCTTAATTGATCCGAACGGGGTGGTGTTATACCGCCATCAGGGTGTACTCGACCTAGCTGTATGGGAGGAAAAATTCCTCCCGCTCATAAATCAATAGCGCCCCGGCTGTGCTGGTTTGATTGACTATAACGCCTCTAAACCGCATTTCCTAAACGGGGATTCAGGCAGGCTTAATAGCTTTCAAAATTAGCTTAACGGAGCGAGTGATCCTAGTGCTTCGCGCGCATAACTCATCGCGCTAAGTGCTTT
This window harbors:
- a CDS encoding DsbE family thiol:disulfide interchange protein; the protein is MTRLVRFIPVAIFAGIAGFLVFGLSNDPTHLPSAIVGKPLPEFQLIDVEDESLLINQDELVGSYSLINFWGTWCQACHVEHPFLLELAAQGVVIYGVDYKDQLAPAKRWLSELGNPYQRVIFDARGSLGFDMGVTGAPETFLIDPNGVVLYRHQGVLDLAVWEEKFLPLINQ